A part of Geothrix oryzae genomic DNA contains:
- the hemH gene encoding ferrochelatase, giving the protein MRDTAILLLNLGGPVNLDQVEPFLAALFGDRDLIRLPGPAWLQGPFSRLIAKLRAPGAKGRYAEIGGGSPLLRESAYQASALRAALRAAGRTEPVKLCFRYAAPRAEGLLKALKREGIRKLVPVTLYPHDCRATTGSSLRELAIEAAKAGMEILPGVDHYATDPDYLDSLEAPLRAALKELPNATVIFSAHSLPVRQIEAGDPYEREIHATRDALMARIGEIPGGYLLAYQSRTGPVRWLEPPLKGVLESMGGKDVIVVPMSFVSEHIETLHELDIEYRHVADKAGIRTYRRVAAPGTDPAYIRCLARRVLEILP; this is encoded by the coding sequence ATGCGAGACACGGCGATCCTGCTCCTGAACCTCGGCGGCCCGGTGAACCTGGACCAGGTGGAGCCGTTCCTGGCGGCGCTGTTCGGTGACCGGGATCTGATCCGGCTGCCGGGCCCAGCCTGGCTGCAGGGGCCTTTCTCGAGGCTCATCGCGAAGCTGCGGGCTCCCGGCGCGAAGGGCCGCTACGCCGAGATCGGCGGTGGCTCGCCGCTGCTGCGGGAAAGCGCCTACCAGGCTTCGGCGCTGCGGGCGGCCCTGCGCGCCGCGGGGCGCACGGAACCCGTGAAGCTCTGCTTCCGCTACGCCGCGCCGCGGGCCGAGGGACTGCTGAAGGCCCTGAAGCGGGAGGGCATCCGGAAGCTGGTGCCGGTGACGCTCTATCCCCACGACTGCCGCGCCACCACGGGCTCCAGCCTGCGGGAGCTGGCCATCGAGGCGGCCAAGGCCGGGATGGAGATCCTGCCGGGGGTGGATCACTACGCCACCGATCCCGACTACCTCGATTCGCTGGAAGCGCCCCTGCGGGCGGCGCTGAAGGAGCTGCCCAACGCCACGGTGATCTTCAGCGCCCACAGCCTGCCCGTGCGCCAGATCGAGGCGGGCGATCCCTACGAGAGGGAGATCCACGCCACCCGGGATGCGCTCATGGCGCGGATCGGCGAGATCCCTGGCGGGTACCTGCTGGCCTACCAGAGCCGCACGGGGCCCGTACGCTGGCTGGAGCCGCCCTTGAAAGGCGTGCTGGAGTCCATGGGCGGCAAGGATGTGATCGTTGTGCCCATGAGCTTCGTGAGCGAGCACATCGAGACCCTGCACGAACTGGACATCGAATACCGGCATGTGGCCGACAAGGCGGGCATCCGCACCTACCGCCGCGTGGCCGCCCCCGGCACCGATCCCGCCTACATCCGCTGCCTCGCGCGGCGCGTCCTGGAGATCCTCCCATGA